A stretch of the Xiphias gladius isolate SHS-SW01 ecotype Sanya breed wild chromosome 19, ASM1685928v1, whole genome shotgun sequence genome encodes the following:
- the alkbh2 gene encoding DNA oxidative demethylase ALKBH2 isoform X1 produces MSHLSRRNVPMFWFQVLNCLRKLELGSWECHRQQVTAMEKFVSRGQNKKRSCTGDATRRSPRKIIKLEDDERMKEEEDEEDTDATIAEFSHPVPWQKIEAEGLDCDYALLFSKEEADQLFKQLEEELVYATGEEAKVQVFGKVYNIPRKQATYGDAGLTYTYSGVKRSACPWTPTLESIRDAVTKTTGQTFNFVLVNRYKDGQDHMGEHRDDEKELDPLCPIASVSLGAARDFIFRHRDARGKQGCRQIEPVKLELAHGSLLLMNPPTNTFWYHSLPVRKRVLLPRINLTFRRIALDSKK; encoded by the exons ATGAGCCACCTTTCAAGAAGAAATGTCCCAATGTtttggttccaggttctcaatt GTCTCAGAAAACTTGAATTAGGCTCCTGGGAGTGCCACAGACAACAAGTCACTGCAATGGAAAAGTTTGTGAGCCGGGGACAGAACAAAAAACGCTCCTGCACCGGTGATGCCACAAGAAGAAGTCCAAGGAAGATTATTAAACTGGAGGACGATGAGAGgatgaaggaagaggaggacgaagaAGACACAGATGCAACTATAGCAGAGTTCTCTCACCCTGTTCCCTGGCAAAAAATAGAGGCGGAGGGACTAGACTGTGATTATGCTTTACTCTTCTCCAAAGAAGAAGCAGACCAACTCTTTaaacagctggaggaggagctggtgtACGCAACAG GGGAAGAAGCTAAAGTGCAGGTGTTTGGAAAGGTGTACAATATACCAAGAAAGCAGGCAACATACGGAGACGCAGGTCTAACCTACACTTATTCTGGGGTGAAACGTTCAGCCTGCCCGTGGACTCCCACCTTGGAATCCATTCGGGATGctgtcacaaaaacaacaggacagACATTCAACTTTGTCTTGGTCAACAG GTACAAAGACGGGCAGGATCACATGGGTGAGCATCGTGATGATGAAAAGGAGCTGGACCCCCTCTGTCCCAtcgcctctgtctctctgggaGCAGCACGAGACTTCATCTTCAGGCACAGAGACGCTCGGGGAAAACAGGGCTGCCGACAGATCGAACCTGTGAAGCTGGAGCTCGCTCATGGAAGCCTGCTCCTCATGAACCCACCGACCAACACTTTCTGGTACCACAGCCTCCCTGTGCGCAAGAGGGTCCTCCTGCCTCGCATCAACCTCACCTTCAGACGCATCGCGCTGGACAGCAAGAAATGA
- the alkbh2 gene encoding DNA oxidative demethylase ALKBH2 isoform X2, whose product MSHIWVQVKTCSAGLRKLELGSWECHRQQVTAMEKFVSRGQNKKRSCTGDATRRSPRKIIKLEDDERMKEEEDEEDTDATIAEFSHPVPWQKIEAEGLDCDYALLFSKEEADQLFKQLEEELVYATGEEAKVQVFGKVYNIPRKQATYGDAGLTYTYSGVKRSACPWTPTLESIRDAVTKTTGQTFNFVLVNRYKDGQDHMGEHRDDEKELDPLCPIASVSLGAARDFIFRHRDARGKQGCRQIEPVKLELAHGSLLLMNPPTNTFWYHSLPVRKRVLLPRINLTFRRIALDSKK is encoded by the exons ATGTCGCACATCTGGGTCCAGGTGAAGACGTGCTCAGCAG GTCTCAGAAAACTTGAATTAGGCTCCTGGGAGTGCCACAGACAACAAGTCACTGCAATGGAAAAGTTTGTGAGCCGGGGACAGAACAAAAAACGCTCCTGCACCGGTGATGCCACAAGAAGAAGTCCAAGGAAGATTATTAAACTGGAGGACGATGAGAGgatgaaggaagaggaggacgaagaAGACACAGATGCAACTATAGCAGAGTTCTCTCACCCTGTTCCCTGGCAAAAAATAGAGGCGGAGGGACTAGACTGTGATTATGCTTTACTCTTCTCCAAAGAAGAAGCAGACCAACTCTTTaaacagctggaggaggagctggtgtACGCAACAG GGGAAGAAGCTAAAGTGCAGGTGTTTGGAAAGGTGTACAATATACCAAGAAAGCAGGCAACATACGGAGACGCAGGTCTAACCTACACTTATTCTGGGGTGAAACGTTCAGCCTGCCCGTGGACTCCCACCTTGGAATCCATTCGGGATGctgtcacaaaaacaacaggacagACATTCAACTTTGTCTTGGTCAACAG GTACAAAGACGGGCAGGATCACATGGGTGAGCATCGTGATGATGAAAAGGAGCTGGACCCCCTCTGTCCCAtcgcctctgtctctctgggaGCAGCACGAGACTTCATCTTCAGGCACAGAGACGCTCGGGGAAAACAGGGCTGCCGACAGATCGAACCTGTGAAGCTGGAGCTCGCTCATGGAAGCCTGCTCCTCATGAACCCACCGACCAACACTTTCTGGTACCACAGCCTCCCTGTGCGCAAGAGGGTCCTCCTGCCTCGCATCAACCTCACCTTCAGACGCATCGCGCTGGACAGCAAGAAATGA
- the alkbh2 gene encoding DNA oxidative demethylase ALKBH2 isoform X3: MEKFVSRGQNKKRSCTGDATRRSPRKIIKLEDDERMKEEEDEEDTDATIAEFSHPVPWQKIEAEGLDCDYALLFSKEEADQLFKQLEEELVYATGEEAKVQVFGKVYNIPRKQATYGDAGLTYTYSGVKRSACPWTPTLESIRDAVTKTTGQTFNFVLVNRYKDGQDHMGEHRDDEKELDPLCPIASVSLGAARDFIFRHRDARGKQGCRQIEPVKLELAHGSLLLMNPPTNTFWYHSLPVRKRVLLPRINLTFRRIALDSKK; this comes from the exons ATGGAAAAGTTTGTGAGCCGGGGACAGAACAAAAAACGCTCCTGCACCGGTGATGCCACAAGAAGAAGTCCAAGGAAGATTATTAAACTGGAGGACGATGAGAGgatgaaggaagaggaggacgaagaAGACACAGATGCAACTATAGCAGAGTTCTCTCACCCTGTTCCCTGGCAAAAAATAGAGGCGGAGGGACTAGACTGTGATTATGCTTTACTCTTCTCCAAAGAAGAAGCAGACCAACTCTTTaaacagctggaggaggagctggtgtACGCAACAG GGGAAGAAGCTAAAGTGCAGGTGTTTGGAAAGGTGTACAATATACCAAGAAAGCAGGCAACATACGGAGACGCAGGTCTAACCTACACTTATTCTGGGGTGAAACGTTCAGCCTGCCCGTGGACTCCCACCTTGGAATCCATTCGGGATGctgtcacaaaaacaacaggacagACATTCAACTTTGTCTTGGTCAACAG GTACAAAGACGGGCAGGATCACATGGGTGAGCATCGTGATGATGAAAAGGAGCTGGACCCCCTCTGTCCCAtcgcctctgtctctctgggaGCAGCACGAGACTTCATCTTCAGGCACAGAGACGCTCGGGGAAAACAGGGCTGCCGACAGATCGAACCTGTGAAGCTGGAGCTCGCTCATGGAAGCCTGCTCCTCATGAACCCACCGACCAACACTTTCTGGTACCACAGCCTCCCTGTGCGCAAGAGGGTCCTCCTGCCTCGCATCAACCTCACCTTCAGACGCATCGCGCTGGACAGCAAGAAATGA